The Papaver somniferum cultivar HN1 chromosome 3, ASM357369v1, whole genome shotgun sequence genome includes a region encoding these proteins:
- the LOC113360100 gene encoding uncharacterized protein LOC113360100 — protein MVNENDEGEVPPTKTLRDRLNPSRVIHELGVVFPATTVKFDIKPETFDMLRKFSGIENENPYTHIRDFEMICDTMSYPNVTKDVLRLRLFPFSLKERANEWYHIIHSKTITTWDGLVEVFIKKFYPHHKIVAVRQSIQTFKQKIGESLHDYIERFNELLYQCPHHGFEKSHMDQILYEGLDSETRMQVETMSGGSFTHQDPDECFDELVELAEKTRQWASMREPEITRNPIHMVNRVDNGSDILRHLEALEMNQGSNQTMSCNNEPKTYPCTICGDQSHIGPQCPLFYPTETTRDQVSVLHGGMNSKYEGRPKFDPYSNTYNHGWRHNHNFSWSKGSHQGRPSSNPLPGFPRNQPQVQEPSPVEQKVSSLEETLRLFIEGSARNNSETTQNFKLLGQRFDEVQRNQQNSDRAIANIETQISQLSNRLNDRENGKFPIQSTPNPKGVNQVNGSGSSNHNEHVKAVITLRSGKTLDNSVEPPKDKSPAEKDTEVDQTSSKDPNGPENANSPSKEATPERVYIPPAPFPQRLAKKNPRHL, from the coding sequence atggttaatgaaaatgatgagGGTGAAGTCCCGCCAACCAAAACCCTTAGGGACCGTTTGAACCCATCTAGAGTGATACATGAACTTGGGGTTGTTTTTCCGGCCACTACCGTTAAGTTTGATATTAAACCTGAGACATTTGACATGCTACGTAAGTTTAGCGGGATAGAGAACGAGAACCCGTATACCCACATCAGAGACTTTGAGATGATTTGTGACACCATGAGTTATCCGAATGTCACCAAAGACGTTCTTAGGTTGCGTCTGTTCCCTTTCTCTCTTAAAGAGAGGGCCAATGAGTGGTATCACATCATTCACTCTAAAACAATCACCACCTGGGATGGCCTTGTAGAGGTTTTCATTAAGAAATTTTACCCACACCATAAGATTGTTGCTGTTCGACAGTCaatccaaacctttaagcagaaaaTAGGTGAGAGCTTACATGATTATAtagaaaggtttaatgaattGTTATACCAATGCCCGCACCATGGCTTTGAGAAATCCCACATGGACCAAATCttatatgagggccttgatagtgaaaccagaatgcaggtagaaacaatgaGTGGGGGATCATTTACCCATCAAGACCCGgatgaatgttttgacgagttGGTAGAGTTAGCTGAGAAGACTCGTCAATGGGCTTCAATGAGGGAGCCCGAAATAACTAGGAACCCTATCCATATGGTCAATAGAGTCGATAATGGGTCAGATATCCTTAGGCATCTAGAGGCCTTAGAGATGAACCAAGGGTCCAACCAGACTATGAGCTGTAACAATGAGCCCAAAACCTATCCATGTACCATTTGTGGTGATCAAAGTCACATTGGACCTCAGTGCCCCCTGTTTTACCCAACTGAAACTACTCGTGACCAGGTTAGTGTCCTACATGGTGGTATGAACTCTAAATATGAGGGTCGAcccaagtttgacccatactctaatacttataaccatggttggagacATAACCATAATTTCTCGTGGTCTAAAGGTTCCCATCAAGGTAGACCATCTAGCAACCCACTACCAGGCTTTCCTAGGAACCAACCTCAAGTCCAAGAACCGAGCCCAGTTGAACAAAAGGTGTCATCTCTAGAAGAAACTCTAAGACTCTTTATTGAAGGTAGTGCCCGAAATAATTCCGAGACTACCCAAAATTTTAAACTTTTAGGACAGAGGTTCGATGAAGTTCAACGTAACCAACAAAACAGTGACCGAGCTATTGCCAACATAGAGACTCAGATAAGTCAACTGTCAAATAGGTTAAATGATAGGGAAAACGGGAAATTTCCTATCCAATCGACTCCAAATCCGAAAGGAGTTAACCAGGTTAATGGGTCGGGTAGTTCTAACCACAACGAACATGTAAAAGCAGTtatcacccttaggagtggtaaaacattAGATAACTCGGTAGAACCACCTAAGGACAAAAGCCCAGCTGAAAAAGATACTGAGGTTGACCAAACTTCGTCTAAAGACCCAAATGGGCCTGAGAATGCTAATAGTCCAAGTAAGGAAGCTACCCCTGAGAGAGTGTACATACCACCTGCACCATTTCCTCAGAGACTCGCTAAGAAAAATCCTAGACATCTTTAA